tatattaactttttagatgcattttactgctgcattaatatgtatatttattgcTGTATATTGTCTGAGGCTGAGCTCATTTTAATTATGTTATTGTTTGGAATAGTTTGCTGTTTTCAGCTTTGAGACATTTGTGATGTGTGTATATTTTCCAGCTAATCCAAGATTGTTTTTAATCAGTTCATTTATCTAAAGAAAAAGGACAATGTGGTGGATATGTGGATTTTACTTGACAGGaaggtgatgaaaaaaaaataacagacaaaaaatCAGACAACTGTAATAAACTAAAAATACGATGTTGTGCAGTTGAAGTACTGAGTtgtataaaatatgtaataaatgaGTACAGTCcttgagtaaaagtacttggTTATCTTTCCAACAGGCACCCAGGCTTCAAAGAGTCTACCCAGGCCCAAATGCATACAACCTGCAGGGCTCATTTATAAACAGGAATGACTTCAACACTGGAGTTTCCAGGGTGTTCAGGCTGCCAGTGGCCGTCCCACTGGATGGTCCGAAGCACAAAACCCCAGCCCCAAATCAATATGATGTATGTGTGTTAACTGATTTGACCTCATATCTAGAATTTATATATTGCATTCTAACAGTGCATGCTGTTTGCTGCACTGTGCATACtgtgtttttacatttcttttctatatataatgtacatagtcttgatatacagattctttagtgtttttatattgatgtacatattcttgagtgttttttaaaaaaaaaattatctagcCGAGAACTATCTGTAAACAAAATTTCATTGTGTGcacataataacaataaatattcctgaatcttgaatcttgaatatgGATACCATGTGTCTGTACATTGTGTTAAACTGTTTTTCTTGCCTGTAGGTCCGTTATGGTAGAAGTCAAAGACCGTTTTCCCTGGCTGGTAGAGCACCTTTCCTCTCCACAGCTGGACGAGTGTCTTTTAACCCACACAAAGATGTGCCATCACCTTGTAATCACTTTATTTACTTAACAAACAAATCATTTTACTTCATATGATGTGTTTGCCTAATATAAACCTAATGCGTTAAAGGTCACTACGATGTGAATGACACCTTCGTCCAGCTCGGCTCCAAAGCAGTTTTGTCCCCGTTcaagtcaaaaacacagagaatccAGGCTCCAGTGGACAATCAAGTGCCAGGACCAGGAGCCTATAGTCCACATCAGGCGCCTGCACCAGTGAAAAGAACCATCCTGCCGTGAGTAAACTCATATTTCTTACTGACTGTGACTATACAAAGTACCCAGTTATTTCGTTTTCGTCATCTTCTTTTCTGTACTTAAAGGAGAGGATGTTATTTGGCGATATCTTCACCTCCTGTGATGATTCCTAAGCCCCCTCCATCACCAGGTCCTGGTCACTATGATGTAGTCATCTATGAAGGCCCATCCAAGCATCCCATACCCAGTGCAGCATTTGCATCCAGAACTGCACGGATACTCCACCAGCCAAAGTCTGATATGGGACCAGGTCCAGGTAACAACGCAGATgataaacacctttaaaatagcCACTCTACACACAATTTATAGGACTTTTATGCTTTCGCTATTCCTAATTGGTTCAA
This DNA window, taken from Sphaeramia orbicularis chromosome 11, fSphaOr1.1, whole genome shotgun sequence, encodes the following:
- the stpg1 gene encoding O(6)-methylguanine-induced apoptosis 2, with the protein product MGNIYRGSQTTKKIPASSVAPSIPSKYDRVVVSNQEKKGFSSQTKRFPAHICPNENPGPGSYNCVSTVETSGPSYSQKGTTGFIGSKAPRLQRVYPGPNAYNLQGSFINRNDFNTGVSRVFRLPVAVPLDGPKHKTPAPNQYDVRYGRSQRPFSLAGRAPFLSTAGRVSFNPHKDVPSPCHYDVNDTFVQLGSKAVLSPFKSKTQRIQAPVDNQVPGPGAYSPHQAPAPVKRTILPRGCYLAISSPPVMIPKPPPSPGPGHYDVVIYEGPSKHPIPSAAFASRTARILHQPKSDMGPGPGFYDPQILTKQSFFYNDSRTWVPL